CCGGCTCCGCTACCAAATGCTGGTGTGGCTCAAAGGCAGAGCAATCGCCTTGTAAGCGATCGGTTGCGGGTTCAACTCCTGTCACCAGCTTGAATAATGCGATCGCCTCCGGCGGGCGCTTTGCGCCATCGTGGTGTAACGGCAGCATCAGAGTCTTCCAAACTCACGGTACGAGTTCGAGTCTCGTCGTTCGCGTAGCGTGCCGAAGGCAATCGCTTTCTTAGCCCTGTAACTCAATTGGTAGAGTGCTCTCTTAGGCATCACCGTGCCAAAACAGGAAAATTGTACGCGCTTGGCTGTAATCCTTGTACAGTAATCGTTTTAGCCACGTATTACTGAGGTGATATTTCATTAGATAGAGACGCAACTAGAAGTTCGGTTTAAGAAACGTTGATGACTGCGTTTCTTACTTTGTATTTCAAAGCCAGTCGTAGAGCGCATTTGGAGAGCCGCGACCGCGCAACGACTCTGCTCAGTCGTAGCTTAAAAGTTCCCTTAGCGTACAATTTTCCTTTTTGGCACGGTGATGCCTCTTACAAAGAGGATGTAGCGGGTTCAAATCCTGTCAGGGCTACCAATTTATGGGAGTGTCGCCTAATGGATGGGCATCGATCTTCTAAATCGATTTGTAGGGGTTCAAGTCCTGTGCTGATAACACAGATACAGGAGGGGCAGTACCTCCCTGGTGGATTTGTTTAGTAGACAATCGCCTTCTGCAAACCGAAATATTAGAATAGGCGATCGCCAACTAATCTTTCAAAGTTTGTCCCGGCTTTTCTGCCTTGACATCAATACCTCTATCAAAGCTGCACGATCAGAGTTAAACGACTCTAACAGTTGTACTAAAGCTTCTTCTACAATCACTTCCTTATAAGGAGCATGAGCTTTTCCTAGCTCTAACTGGAGTGTAAGGTGCAGTTTGTCTAGCTGATGCAGTACATCTTCACTGATTTGAAACGTAGATTTACGCAATGAAACTTTTTCTATATTAACTTGCTGACTGGTTGACTTGTCAGATTGTTGATTGGTTGGTGATATGTCTTGCTGACTTGCTAACTTGTCAGATTGTTGACTGGTTGACTTGTTGGATTTACGACTAGTTGGTGGTTTGTCTTGTTGACTGGTTGACTTGTCAGCTTCCCTGCTGGCTGACACTTTATCTTGCTGACTTGCTGACTTGCTAATTTGCTCAAACCCAGCTAAAACTTTATCGGTCGAGGATAACGGATCATTATCGTCATTTAATCTGGCGCGTCGTTGTGTCATCTGTCTTTTCACCTTAATTAGATTGCAGCAATTAAATTAGCGATAATCTGGTAAGGCTGTACCAGCTTGGGGTCTTTAGCATAGATGTGAATTGGCTCACCAGCTAAATTTGACTCAGAAAACTTGATTGACTTTGGAACAGGTTCAAATATCCGAATGTTTTGTAGTCTCTTATTTAAGGAGGCTAAGACATCTTGAGTCATGACGGTATTTTCAGCCATTGTTGGCAGCACTCCCAGTATTTGTAATTGGGATTAAGACGTTTTTGAACACTTGCAACTGTTTCCAACAGTGCAGCCAGCCCTTTTAAAGCGAAGAATTGACACTGTACTGGGATAAGAACTGCATCCGCAGCAGCCAAGGCATTAACCGTTAATAGTCCCAAAGAAGGTGGACAGTCAATTAAGATGTGATGGAATTGCTTGAGTACGGGAGTCAGTCGCTCTTTAAGGATGGAGAAGTTACCTACCTTCATAAGCATTTCGGTTTCACCCTTAGCTAAGTTGATGTCAGCAGGCAATAAGCTAAGTCCAAATTTAGTAGAAACTACTCCATCGATGACTTCTGCTTTTTCTGTAATAACGTCGTAGCAGCTAATCTGGTCATCAGCCACTTCCACCCCCAGCCCTGTAGTCAGATTACCTTGAGGGTCAAGGTCAACAGCCAGGACAGTATCTTTAAGAGCCAGCAGTCCTCCTAGAGAGATAGTAGAAGTAGTTTTGCTACCCCTCCCTTCTGATTTGCCAATGCGATAATCATTGAATTTTAACCAAGCATTTTGCTTACGAGATTACTGGCAAGTCATGAATATGGCAAGTTAGGTTGATAACCAGCCGACTTGTTAACAAGTTGGGTTGCCAACAAGTTAACTGTAAGTCTGTAACAAGAAGAACTTGATAAGTTAGCCATCTACTTGCCCCCTTCTTGCAACCCCAAACCCTGCTAAAATTCGTGTATTCAATACAGCAACTACCATGTCTGGTAAAGGATTTGGGCAACCCCAACCTACAAAAATCGATAAACTTGTTGAATCGACTGTGCGCTATTGCCACAAGCGAAACCCAGAAGCCTTAGATAAAATTTTTGACAACCTACCTGTAAAGCTCAACAAACAGGTATTAGATGGTACGATTGCCGCTTTAGAAAAAGATATTGATGCCTTGAGTTGGCTTTGTGGTTATTTTGCATCCGAAATTAACCGCAGTGAAGACAACGATAAACCTTATCATCCCATCACGTTGTTATCAAAGCTGTTGATTAAATCGGGAATGCAGCCATTCGTTGATTCAGTGAAAGCAGAAGAACTAAAAACATTAGTTATTAATATTATTCAAGAAAAGCCCAGATTTTTTGATCATGTTTGTACTAAAGATATAAAATCACTGCTTTTAGAACATTATAATATTTCTGTAAGTGAAAAATGATTATTAAAGTGATGATGCAGGTAGTAGAAGAGGGAAGAAGTAAATTTGGTGGAGATGGTTACGAGTGTGGGGATGGTAGTACACTAACATGGGCTGATGAACACGCTGTAGCTGGCTCAAAAATGACAGGACTTCATAAGTATTGGTGGTTCAATATTTAGTTAAATTTAATCAAATTAATTTTCAACTATAAAATAAGAATTGCTCTTAAAATGAAAATGGAGGAACTGAAACTGATGCTTCAGTTTTGGATCGAAAGTTATAAATCTTAAAAATTTATAAGACCAAGGATTATAGTTTTATGACTAATAATGAAGTGATAAGCGATGTGTTTAAAAATCAGCAATACATGACTACAGAACAACTAAGTATTGCTCATGAGTTCCAGAAGATGATAGAAACTGAATATGCACTGTGTGCAAGAGAAATGAAAAAAGCTAATCAAGCGGCAGTATCTAAACCCATCTCTACAAATCCAGATGAAAAGTTATCAATAAACTATGCAGGGCTGGAAATTGACGCAATTCGTGAATATTGGTTTAATCGGTTAGTCAGCCTCATTCAAATTATCGAAAACCGAAATACCCAATTGAATAAAGAACTAGCAAAGAAGTATTTAAACAATGAGCAGTAACTTAGACCGACTGCTGGCAAGATTAAAAGAGCAAGCAGACTTAATTGACGAACTTAACACACGTTCTGATTTTCGCCATAAAAGCATCCAAAGTCTGATATTAGCCAATGGTAAATCTTTTGAAAAACAGGTCAAATCTCCATTTAGAGGTCAACCAAAATCGTGCTTTGAAAATTGTTTAAAAGCACTTGTCCAGGAGCGATCCTTCACTGCATCAAGGCATGGGCGGTGTTGCGGCTAGTGGTTTATAAACTGGCTTGCCCCAAACCCTCCTGCACTACATACCCCACTTTTAGCTATCAGTTTTGCTATCAAAGCAGGAAATTACAGACTTAGCATAACTAATTAACACCTGCCTACTTCCGCAAGGAATATTTTACTCTGAGGTGAATGTAAAGATTAATGCACCTCCTTATGGAGTATGATAGACGTTATTGGAAACTTACATTATCAATAACGTATCTGTAAGTACTTATGCTTAATGAGCCAATTTTTGGAGAGTTAGTAAAAGTTGAGTTGGAGGCGTGTTTAGATGCGCCGATCGCGCGATATTTTGACGCACAGCTTGATAAAGACCCGGATGTGTTGGCGCAGTTGTTGGCAGATAAGCGTAACCCCAATACTCGGCGTGCTTACGAGAAAGATTTGCGGGATTTCTTTATCAAGATGACGGGGTTGCCGCCGACTGGGGATAGTGTGCTGGAGTTTCTGCACTTGCAGCGAGAGCAAGCGGTGATGGTGGTGCTGAAGTACAAGGCGAAACTGATAGCGTCGGGGGTGAGAGAAGCAACCATTAATCGGCGGTTGGCGGCGCTTAAGTCTTTGGCGAAGATGGGACGGAAGCTGGGGTGTGCAATTACTCCCTAGAAGATGTGGAAGGGGAGAAGGTCAAGGCTTATCGAGATACGCGGGGGTTGATAGCAAGACGATAGCACTGGTGCTTGGGCAATTTGACCGGGAGACTTTGATTGGTAAACGCAACAGAGCAATTTTTTTGGTGCTGTGGGGTTTGGCTTTGCGTCGCCAGGAAATATGTCACTTAAATGTGGGTGACTTTGATTTTTATGGGCGCAAGTTGAGGGTTTTGGGGAAGGGTAAGGGAACGAATGAAGAATATTTGGATATGTCAAAAGATGTGGCGAATGCCATAGCTCATTGGTTAATTGCGCGAGGGATTTGAATCCCAATTTACCCATTTTACGGCGTTAGATTTTCATAACTCTGGGCATAGATTAACTACGGATGCTGTCTATAAAATAGTGTCGGCAGCTTTTAAGAAAGCGGGTGTAAAGAAACCGATGTCACCGCACAGAGTCAGGCATTCAGCGATTACGGCGGCTCTGGATGCGACGGATGGGAATATTAGAAAGGTGCAGAAGTTGAGCCGTCATGCTGACCCGCGCACGCTGATGATTTATGACGATAATCGGAATAAAGATTTGTGGGAAATGTCGGAGTTGTTGACTGGTATGTTGAAGGATGAGGGCAAATAAAAATTAATAAATTGTGCATTTGAAATGAAGGGTAGGCAGATCAGATTTCCTATACTCCTGCTTATCGGTTAATCCCAGCACATTGGACAAAATTTGTATTTTGCTCATTCCTCTTCTATTCCAAATTCTTCAACACTCTCCCAATCAAATCGCCAAACCTTATTATTAATTTCAATTAAATCTGATTCACCATCACGATAAAGCGTCTCTTCCTCTTCGTCGTCTTTAAGATAATTGTTAACTTTTATCTCCTCAAACAATGAAGGTTGTACTTCAAATAAGGAAATAAGTTTTTCATAATTTATATCTGTTGGCTTAATCATGTTGCTTACTTTGTTTCGTCTCAGCTTAAATCAGAGTTTAAATCAGGGCAGTAATCACAGCGTGGTGCTTTAGGATCTGTAATCATACAAACTTCTCTATCTGGATACGCAAAAAATAAGGACATATACAAGTTTCTTCATCAAGATAACAATCATCAAAGTCTAACTGACTTAATTTTTGCGCTGATAACTTAGCATAAACCGGGTATTCTTCCATATTATACAACTCTTATTTTGTATGTTTTTGAATTTAAAAAATCGGTTTAAAATTTTAATTCAAATGTATCAATTAAAATTTATGGCGTAATGTGTATTTTGCTCAAACACCACATCAATTATAAGAATCAATCCCCGATACAAATTCTTTGCATACTTGATAGCTATCTGATACCAAAATAACACTGTCGTCATCACCAATATGCTTTTTAATTTTGTACAAAAGCGACCTATTCTTTGGCAATATGTTTCAACTACGTAATATTCCATAATTTGTAATTTTAGACTTTGAATTAGTATTTTGTCAGAAATGTTGAAAGTGATCTACCAATTTTACATTGTTTTAGGCGATTTAAACCCAGACACAAACGGGGCAACCGAACTACTAGAGCGTGTAGAAGCGGCGTTATCACCAGTTGTATCACCAGTTGAGGATGAAGAACAAGTTTGCGATCGCTACTTGGCATCATTGCAGCTAGAGGAGCAATCACCTGAGTACAAAAAGCAAAGCAGCATATTGAGGCATTTATTCAAGAGTTACAGCAGAGACGATTGTCACTGACTCCATCTAAGAAGAAGATGAATGTTGAAGCATTGCGACTATTGCGTCAAGAGTTTAAAGACAATTGGCTGAGTTTCTTTGAAGCAATCTCAATCGAGCCTGGATATTTTCAGACTTTTGAAGAATTATTACAAGCTTTAGAGCGAGAAATGGCTGTACCGTATGGGGATTTAGAATCTCATGAAAAGGATTTTCTTCGTGGTTGGGATGAAGTTTATAGCAGAGCTTGTGCTGAGGCTGACCGACGAAAACATGGGGCAAGTCCTAACTTGAACTGGTTTGAGCAGTAGTAGGTGTACTCATGTATGAATTAGCAAGCCTAGTAGAAGTACGACTTTGGGAGCTAGATAAAAATCTAGAATTAACTACTGAAGATATATTTGATATTCTCTGTCAAGAATACCAGTTAAATGCTGATTCTCTTGAAAAAGAACTAAGTTGTAAATGTCCATTTGCATTAACTGGCTTTTTAAGGGAGTTAGAACGGACAGAAGTTGATTATTATTCAGCAATTGAATAAATTAATCTATTAGCTCTTTTATCCCAAAACAGTGCTGATGAAGATAATTCAATCATGAGAAAATTAACGCCAGATGATTACAAAGAATGCCCTCTTGATTAGTGGGCTGCTCAAAGTTCGATGAGCAGAATGAGTATGGGCGGCAAATGTGGAAGAAATGCCCAAATTACACAGCTAAAAATCTCTCCTATATTGTCGCATAATACATTAGACTCAAATACTGATAACGTCGTCTAAAGGCAGTGACCACAGTGGCAAGCGTTGGATTTAGTTTGTAACAAGTTATGGAACCCAAGGATAATTAAGTGGGTATGAATCATCGTCAATGTCGATAACGCTCAGGAGCATTCACAGGCAAGCTTTAGCTCTCCCTAATATCAAGGCTATCTTAGCGCCTACAATAGCGATATCAGCTAAGATATCACCATGCCCTCTAAGAAAACTCAAAGCAAAAACCGCCGCCAAGCGAGATGATCCGCGTCCCTGTTGCCTTAAAAGATGCTGTACGGGAACTGTCCCGCTTGCACAGGGAAGGACGTACAGCCCTCTTGCTGCAAGGAATCCAAGAATTGGTTAACAAAATAGATAGCACTGCTGATATCGATAGCAATAATTCAATACAGCAATTAGAGCAACGGATAGCCCAACTAGAATCACGGCGCTCTTCAGATTCTACCGATGAGTTGAAAGAGGAACTGACTGCTATCAGCGATCGCGTGGAGCAACTAGAGACAGCGTACAACCAACTGATTATCTACCTCAATAGCAAGAGTAAACCCAGGCAATCATCCTCACGTTACTATCAACCACAAGGCGAAGTCAAAATAGATACTTATACACCCCAAAACCTAGCCAAGCGTTTGGGGGTAGATGTAAAGACTCTAGAGCGTATCCGAGTGAATGCCAAAAGCCGGAGGAGTTTATTAGCTGGAGCAGGGGACGTGACCCCAGTGGTTTTGGTTGGAGGTATAACCCAGAAAGTGGACTTTACCATCCGGTGAGATAGCGTGAGCGGGTGCGTTTGACTTCCTTGAGCCACAAAATCATTCTATTAGGGGAGAGCTAAATATTTGGCAAACTAGTGTAATTATCAATAGACATAAACGAGGATACACATGGCGAATCTAGAACTTAATGATGAACAATTGAAGGTAATTTCAAAAGCTTGCGAACTTCTATCTCGAATCTACATGGGACAAATTGAAGAAGTAGCTTTGTTGTTTTCTGACTTGCCAGAAGAGCAATATCAACAATTAGTTGATACATTAAAATCACTTAAACCTATTATCAAAGTCACATCAAAACAATCAAATTCAGGAATCAGAGATGAAAGTATCCCCTGAAGTAGCTCGCTACGCTTACGATATTCATCAAGTGATCCGTCATTATTTGGCTTGGAAAACCAGACTGGTGGTGGGAATGCTGTTCATTTTGATTCGCCTAAACCTTATGGCAGTCTATCTCTACCAAAATTAGTGAATAACCATTAAATCGCTATAATGCCACCTTTACTACCTCAACGTTAGTAAGATGAATTTCGTTGAAAATATAACCTCATATTGCTCTTGAGTTATGAGTTGTGAGTAAACACCATTCGCTGTGGGAAAAACTGAATGAGCGGCAACAGGCTACCCTCACTGCCATTTACCGTGCTGACCAATCGGCGGAGGCTGACCAAAAACAAGCTTGGGATAGGGGGTCAACAAGAGTTCCTGCTGCTGTGTGTGGCGTAATTTGCCATATTATTTTGAACCCACAAGCCATGAAACCTTACTGCACAGGCTGTTGAGAAAAGCCAATGTGGTTGACCCTGGACTGGGTTCAACTTTGCGGGTCTTAGAAGGACATAACTTAATCCAATGTAATTATTATCAAAGCGAACTAATGAGCATCAAACTCACCCCAACTGGACGTGCTGTTGCGCGTGCAGGCTTGGGTGAATCAGCTTCCAAAAAGCCACCAAAGGGAGAGTTAAAACCCTTGCAGTGGTCAGCACTAGTTACCGCTTATCAAGCAGGCACAGAAGGGATAGACAGTGGCGCAAGTCTAGGGATTACGCTGGTTTTAGTTGGCAGTGGACTTGGTTGAGACTGGTGCGTTATTACGGAACTGATCACGGTTTAGTCAAAGAGGTAGGCTACTGGAAAGACAGCCTACACTCCTATAAGTTAGTTATTACTGAGGCGGGAATTGAATTTTACCGTCAGCAATGGGAACAATACCGCGCCCTCTACCCAGATGTAAATGCACCCAAGCCTGATTGACGTTATTTGAATTTAATTAGTATTAATTTTTAGGTGATTTTTAGTTATCTTCTTAAGTAAGTTCGTTATTACCCTTGAGTTGCGTTCCACAGTTTTAAAACCAGTCCATGCCTAAGAAATCAAGAGAACGTTATCCTCAAACTGGTCAGATATCGCACTCGTTGTCAAACAAGAAGTGAACTGGCGATGTTCTAAGTGTGGGTTGCAGTGCATTCGCCCCGGTGATGATACATCCAATCTGACCCGTTCCCAAAGAACCGCATTAACGTTGACGGTGCATCACTCTAATTTTGTGCCAGAAGACAATCGTCGGTCAAACTTATGTGCGTTGTGTACGGCTTGTCACTTGAGTTTTCATACCCGACGTAAGGGCAATGTATCGCCGGGGCAACTGTCTTTGTTTTGAGTGATTAAAAATGTAGCTTATCAATTTATGTTGAACCGTGATAATAACTCCTCTCGCTTAGACTGCAACAGTAAGCTCAGAGCTTCTTCCCTAGATAAGTCCATCAACTGAGGAATAATCTTTTCTAATTCAGCATCTAGATTGCCAAACCGTACTTTTTAAAAGTGCCGAAATGGTTTCCCGTCGTTCTCTCTCGGCTCCCACTCGTTCCCAACTTGTGACCATTGCTATATATTCCTCCTTCTCGGTTAATCCCTATCAATCAACATGACACCACAAACGCTACAACCCTCATTATTCCGTTAGCTGAGAAAAATAGCTTATGCTTGCAGCACAGTGGACACTTCGAGGTGTGATCCGCACCAATAGGATTGGCTGTTGCGGCTTGTCCAACTGTCTATACAATCTTCTATACCCTAGTGGATAAATTGTTGCTATCAATGCGTGAACAGAGCAGCTAGTTACTCATTTACAACAAAAACTTTATAAAATACCTGCTCTGTTAGAACAAACTTAACGGTCAATTTAGGTGATGCTATTGGAGAAATAGTAAAGCCACTCACCCATGAAGAAACTGCTTAAACGCCTCTTGGCACTGCTACGGCAATTTTTTCAGCAGTTCTCATCCACACAGCAACCCAGTTCTCCTCCAGCTTATCACCCGCCAACGATTCCTATCCTCCCATTCCCACTTTCGTTCCTCAGTGGCACAACGGTTTAGTGCTAGTTTGTTCGCAGTGTACAGTCGAGCAATTTGACGGGAGTTCTCATCGCATTAATAGAAGTACAACAGCCTCCTCTGAGTTACAAAACTGGTTGAAATCTCGTTTAAAAATTGATGGACTGTGGGGGAAATATCGGGTTGTTAGCACCAGTTGTTTAGGAGTTTGTCCACAGGGGGCGTTGTTGTGGTTCTACGTCTAGATGCAGTTGGGCAACAGTGCTTCATTGTCGCTCCTCAAGACGAACGCGAAATTCTCTACTCCTATATCAAACAGATGCACAAGTATTAATTTTTAACTTGCTTAATTGCCCTTGAGTTGAAAAGTAGCTACATTAAAAGTTAGGAATATATCAAATATTCCTAAGAAAAACCCCATAGCTCACTAGGGGTTGTAATTAATAGTTCTCTGTGTGTGTACAAATGTACTATAAAGTGGGGAAGTAATCAAGAGATACGAGAAGAAATTCAGTGTATCCGCCCCATAAACAAATTTTGCCCTCGGTTTTCGGCTGAGGGCAAAGTTGTATCGATAATAAAGGACAGAAACACAATGTAACTACCCGAAAAGCTTATTGTTTCGTCAGCGATGACACCCGCTTAAACTAGACTTATCATTCAGCCCGACACCACAAACGCTACAACCGCCATTCTTTCGTAGGCTGATTAAATTAGCTTATGCAGGCTGCATAGTGGACAGTTGGAGGTATAATCCGCACCAGTATTCATGGCTCATGTTGCGGCTTTCTCAACTGTCTATATTGGGTTCT
The Nostoc sp. MS1 DNA segment above includes these coding regions:
- a CDS encoding site-specific integrase; amino-acid sequence: MLNEPIFGELVKVELEACLDAPIARYFDAQLDKDPDVLAQLLADKRNPNTRRAYEKDLRDFFIKMTGLPPTGDSVLEFLHLQREQAVMVVLKYKAKLIASGVREATINRRLAALKSLAKMGRKLGCAITP
- a CDS encoding tyrosine-type recombinase/integrase, which translates into the protein MQLLPRRCGRGEGQGLSRYAGVDSKTIALVLGQFDRETLIGKRNRAIFLVLWGLALRRQEICHLNVGDFDFYGRKLRVLGKGKGTNEEYLDMSKDVANAIAHWLIARGI
- a CDS encoding tyrosine-type recombinase/integrase; the encoded protein is MSAAFKKAGVKKPMSPHRVRHSAITAALDATDGNIRKVQKLSRHADPRTLMIYDDNRNKDLWEMSELLTGMLKDEGK
- a CDS encoding Hpt domain-containing protein; amino-acid sequence: MIRVPVALKDAVRELSRLHREGRTALLLQGIQELVNKIDSTADIDSNNSIQQLEQRIAQLESRRSSDSTDELKEELTAISDRVEQLETAYNQLIIYLNSKSKPRQSSSRYYQPQGEVKIDTYTPQNLAKRLGVDVKTLERIRVNAKSRRSLLAGAGDVTPVVLVGGITQKVDFTIR